TGAATATCCATGATTACTCGGCCATCGAAGAGTTTTTGGAAGTGTTGGCGGGTGGCACCGGGTCATAGCCGCCCGGATTCCACGGATGACAGCGGCCCAGCCGACGCAGGGTCAGCCAGCCGCCACGCAGGACGCCATGCTGTTCAATGGCCTCCTGCGCGTAGCAGGAACAACTGGGGAAGAAACGACAGTGACTGGCCATCAGTGGGCTGATGGCGTAGCGGTAGAACTGGATCGGAGCGAGGGCCAGTTTACGCATGGGGACTATCGGTCACCCCTGATCCGGGGTCTGGTTCAGGGCGAGCCCGACTTCGCGCGAGGCGCTTCCAGAGTTTGCCGAACTGATGTCTCAGCTCGGGGTTCTCCAGATCGCCAA
This genomic window from Pseudomonas furukawaii contains:
- the yidD gene encoding membrane protein insertion efficiency factor YidD — encoded protein: MRKLALAPIQFYRYAISPLMASHCRFFPSCSCYAQEAIEQHGVLRGGWLTLRRLGRCHPWNPGGYDPVPPANTSKNSSMAE